A segment of the Patescibacteria group bacterium genome:
GCTGAAGGGATGCTAAATGATATTACATTCTGGTCAACTGAGATGAAGGCATCTCGTGCAAAGCTATCAATATAGCTTTCCTATACACAGCTGTACATTGGATGAGCCTGAATAGTGCGATATACTTAAGTCACATTATCATGTGGTCTTATACTTCGCTTATTTGATGAAAAAGTTACATATATATTTACTTATAGCAGCACTACTTATTGGTAGTGTTGTTGTCGTTGGTATGATGATTGAAAAAAACAATCGTCTACCTGCTGCGGTTAGTCAATCCAGCATATCCAACACAACTCAGCGGGTTACTCAATTTATGCTGATAAATGCTGATAATGATCAGGCAATTACTTCAATTACTAATAACTCAGTAATAAATCTTGCTACATTACCTACAAAGAACTTAAATATTGAGGTAATTACTAATCCTGCTACTGTGGGCAGCGTTAGGTTCTCATATGACCAATATTCAGGATACAAGCTTCAAGATATCCCACCATATGCTATTGGAGGAAGTTCAACGAGTAGAGATTTCTATAGTTGGAATCTTACCGAAGGATCACATACCCTTAAAGTTACTCCATATACTGGTAAGGGAGGAACAGGTACAGCGGGAAGTCCTCTTACTGTAGAATTTTCTGTAATCAATCAAGTTCAACAAGCTACAATTCAAAGTCTTGAACTCTACAACACTGACTATAATGCACCAACTAAATTTTTTACTCCCATTACTGATGGCACCGTAATTGATTTAACTAAACTTACAACTAAAAATCTTACAATTAAGGCTAATCCATCTGCTGATACTTCTATTGTTCAATTTGATTTGGATGGAAAATTAAAATTTGGATATGAAACTGGTGCACCGTATTTTATGGCTGGAGATAATACTTCAAACTGGCCCTATGCATGGAATCCAACATTAGGTTCACATACAGTAGTGGTAACTCCATTTAAGCGAGTAAATGGATCACTCGTTGCGGGAGTTCCTAAAACAATTCGATTTTCTGTAATCAATCCAGCCCCAGTAGTTGTTGTACCAACTATGTCACTTGCAGCTCCTACGAGTATTACTTCAGGAGGGAATATTACATTGTCGTGGACATCTACAAACACTACGTCATGTGTAGCCTCAGGTGATTGGACAAATACTCAAGGTCCATCTGGAACCATTACATTCTCAGGAATTACTCAAGCAAAAACATTTACGTTAACGTGTACTGGTGCAGGAGGTAATGTTTCAAAGACTGTATCTGTAGCGGTAACTGAAGTAGTTGTGCCTCCCACTCCACCCACACCACCAACTCCGCCTACACCTCCCACTCCTCCAGATATAACCCCACCAGACACAACACCTGTTGTTGGGTATACGGATATAACACCTAAATTTGATTCTAAAATTGTATATGTATCATCATCACTAGGAAGTGATAGTAACGATGGATCACTTGGCGCACCGGTACAGTCGGTATCAAAAGCTATGACTATGATACGAAGTGGTTATCCAGATCAGATACTTCTAAAACGAGGAGATAGTTGGAGTGGAGAAATTACAAACTATATTACATCACTCTACAATCCAATCTCAGGTAGATCTGCATCAGACAGATTGGTAATTAGTTCATATGGCACAGGAAGTAGACCAAAAGTATCTTCAAATACCAACGGAGTCACTCTAGGTCATGGTACAAAACATATTGCTATTGTTGGAATCCATTTCGTCGGGAATTTTAAGGATGATGCAATACGACTTGAAGGTACTTCTGTTGGTGGTGAAAATATTCTTATTGAAGATTGCTACATAGAAAAGTTTGCAAAGGGAATTACTATCTCAGTTGCCCAGCCATATTCTCAAGTAACACAACAGAATTCACCTAATCTCATAAAGAATGTTGCTATTCGACGTAATGTTGTCGTTGATGTATTTAGTACTGTTGATGCGCAAGGGAATCTAGAACACCCTGAAGGAACATATTTTTATGGTATTAACGGCATACTTGTAGAAGATAATATATTTGATAACAACGGACGGCGGGCAAACGGAACAGGAGGTACAATCTTCGGACATGCAGTTTATATTACAGGTAGAAACTGGAACTCAGTTGTGCGAAATAATATATTCTCAAATGCAGCAAGTGATGCTCTTCAAGCTCGTGCTGGAGGAATAGTAGAAAACAACTTCTTCTACAATAATCCAATTCACCTTTCTTTTGGATATGTAAATGGAGGAGGACCACAACATTTAGGCGGTGTTCGAGGAACCGTTAAGAATAATGTGATGATTGGTACTCGTATTGTAGATGCGGGAGGACCAAATGTATCTGGTCCAGTAAATGGTAAACGAGGTCAAGCATTGGTAATGGCAAACATTGCTGAGGCTGTTGTAGAAAAAAATATTATTGCGTTTAATACACTGTCGACAAATCGTGCTGCTATTATTCTTGAGCCTGGATCTGGTGAATATGCAGCAGATGCAATAGGTATTCATAATCTTATGATACGAGATAATATTGTGTATCAATATCCTACTGCCTTTACAATTAATAGTCTTGGACTTGTTGGACTTGGCCGATACTCAGCAAGTAATATTGTATTACGAGGAAATCATCTTTCAGGTCTAGTTAAAGTAAGTTCTGCATATACTACTCCAGATGGACCATTTAATGCTCCTATTGAAGTGAGTCCAAATCTCAGTTCAAATTATGATTCATTTATTTTAGAAGCACGTAGTCAATCTAAAACAAATTGGCGATCTCAGTTTACTGCAACTGCAATCAACAATCAGGTGCGGAGCTTAATGTATTTCAAATAAAAAACACCTCAAGGAACTTGATCCTTGGGTGCATTATCAGACAAAGGATTTGCCTTTGTCTGATTTTGTTGTGGGGAACTACTTGGGTAGCAGAGGAAAATTGCAGCAACTATCGCTGCAGAAAATCCCACTGCTTGCATCCATGTGATTCCGCGGTTGACGATGATCGAATAGATCGCCGGTGGGCATGTTTGGGCGACGAGCATCACTACAAAAAGAATACCCACTTTTGCAGGCATAGCTTCGGATAGCAATGTGTTGAAGATCACCACGCCTCCGGTTGCGATCACTGCAGCAATGATGGTCATTGTCCAGTTGGCACGGTAGAGCGAACTTGTATCCATCAGTGCCGGAGTGATCAAGAGCGTAAGCTGAATACAGCTCACAACCACACACGTTACAAATCCAGATAGATTGCTCTTGTTCATGAACAATGGCCAGATGCCGAAGAGCAATCCCGCTGCGATGGCCATGATTTGATGTTTCATCTCCACAGACTCCACAAAGACTCGGAACATGACGCTCAGCGTAAATTACCACTATGAAGTAGTTTGTCAATTAACACATAATGCTATACTTATGTATATATGATAAAGAATAATAAAACAGCGTTTATAATTGGCGGGTCTATTATAGGGGGAATCATTATTGGATGTATTATTTGTTGTCTCATGATGATGTGTATGGGAGGAGGAATGATGAATCGTCATATGAAGATGAAAGGAATGTATTCTCAGAACATGAATGGAATGCACATGATGCCTGATGGAACAATGATGCCAAATGCAGGAGCTGTACCACCACGTGATACTCCTGGCATGCAAGGAATGATGGATCATATGAATGCAAATCTCGAAGGAAAAACAGGGGATGCATTTGATCAAGCGTTCTTAGAAGAAATGATTGTGCATCATGAAGGGGCAGTAGAAATGGCAGAAGCTGCATTAACGAATGCAAAGCATCCTGAAATCAAAAAGCTTTCTCAAGATATAATTACTGCTCAGAAGAAAGAAATTGCAGATATGAAAGCATGGCTAAAAGCTTGGTATAACAAATAAAAATCTAAAGTAAAAAACCACCCTATGGTGGTTTTT
Coding sequences within it:
- a CDS encoding DUF305 domain-containing protein, translating into MIKNNKTAFIIGGSIIGGIIIGCIICCLMMMCMGGGMMNRHMKMKGMYSQNMNGMHMMPDGTMMPNAGAVPPRDTPGMQGMMDHMNANLEGKTGDAFDQAFLEEMIVHHEGAVEMAEAALTNAKHPEIKKLSQDIITAQKKEIADMKAWLKAWYNK